A genomic stretch from Myxocyprinus asiaticus isolate MX2 ecotype Aquarium Trade chromosome 24, UBuf_Myxa_2, whole genome shotgun sequence includes:
- the smim24 gene encoding small integral membrane protein 24, whose amino-acid sequence MFHLKNIFALILLSASICQAKAGGLRAADTSKVTLQPWLVGLAAVVGFLFIVFVLLIVQRLFFKKDKDENEEKEVENHAFYENKAADLEANEDTKQTNF is encoded by the exons ATGTTTCATCTAAAGAATATTTTTGCCTTGATATTACTGTCTGCATCCATTTGTCAGGCGAAAGCTG GTGGTCTGCGAGCCGCGGACACATCTAAAGTCACATTACAGCCATGGCTGGTGGGACTGGCGGCTGTTGTTGGATTCCTCTTTATTGTTTTTGTCCTCCTCATTGTGCAAAGACTCTTTTTCAAGAAAGACAA AGATGAGAACGAAGAAAAGGAGGTGGAAAACCATGCATTTTATGAAAACAAAGCAGCTGATTTGGAAGCAAATGAGGACACCAAGCAGACCAATTTTTAA